One genomic region from Frateuria soli encodes:
- a CDS encoding protein-L-isoaspartate O-methyltransferase family protein, whose product MAMNFEQARQNMVENQVRPWDVLDARVLDALAQVRREDFVAPQHRQLAFADLCLPLGHGQVMMKPVIEGRVLQALDLKPTDRVLEIGTGSGFLTACMATLAAHVTSVDVHGDFTAAAQSRLAAAGIANATLVTADAVQDWQSQEKFDAIVVTGAVWQVPQRFLGWLKPGGRLLAIRGESPVQQAVLLTQAGNGGLREEYLFETDLPYLAHAEPPRRFVF is encoded by the coding sequence ATGGCGATGAATTTCGAACAGGCACGGCAGAACATGGTCGAGAACCAGGTGCGACCCTGGGATGTGCTCGACGCGCGCGTGCTCGATGCGCTGGCGCAGGTGCGCCGCGAAGACTTCGTGGCGCCGCAGCACCGCCAGCTCGCCTTCGCCGACCTGTGCCTGCCGTTGGGTCATGGCCAGGTGATGATGAAGCCGGTGATCGAGGGTCGCGTTCTGCAGGCACTGGATCTGAAGCCGACCGACCGCGTGCTGGAGATCGGCACCGGTTCGGGTTTCCTCACCGCGTGCATGGCCACGCTCGCCGCGCACGTGACCAGCGTCGACGTGCATGGCGACTTCACCGCCGCCGCGCAGTCACGCCTGGCCGCGGCCGGCATCGCCAACGCCACGCTGGTGACCGCCGACGCGGTACAGGACTGGCAGTCGCAGGAGAAGTTCGATGCCATCGTGGTGACCGGCGCCGTGTGGCAGGTCCCGCAGCGTTTCCTGGGCTGGCTCAAGCCGGGCGGCCGCCTGCTGGCGATCCGCGGCGAGTCGCCGGTGCAGCAGGCCGTGCTGCTGACCCAGGCCGGCAACGGCGGCTTGCGCGAGGAGTATCTGTTCGAGACCGATCTGCCGTACCTGGCTCACGCCGAGCCACCCCGCCGTTTCGTCTTCTAA
- a CDS encoding TolC family outer membrane protein, which produces MRLKLLTLALALSATSLPGHGEDLMDAYRQARANDPVLSQAEAQRLSVGENVTQSRALLLPQLSGRATFSQSSGANAQTITDGGAPLNAGHLRSRDESLELSQTILDLSKIANLHAAESQADSQNAQYNSALQELLVRVTAAYFGVLTSQDELAYAKANEDAFRQSYEQAEQRFNVGLSAVTDVYQAKSYYELAKAQTVAANNALNDAREALAQITGKPVGDLKQLRDDLPMVPPNPADPNAWVQQAQKNNPNVIAQQYNVEAASHAVNSARAGHLPTINASVSRGTSANWLENMGGAFADRNGRYGTTVGITLNVPIFSGFATQSRVRQSIYQRDAAEDSLEAQRRQVTRDTLNFYRSVIAGISQVEANKASVESGQKALEATRAGFDVGTQTMLNVLNAIQTLTQAESSYSQSRHALILDQLQLKQAAGTIDVKDIEAVNSLLQ; this is translated from the coding sequence ATGCGCTTGAAGCTGCTCACCCTCGCACTGGCCCTGTCGGCGACCTCGCTGCCCGGTCACGGCGAGGACCTGATGGACGCCTACCGCCAAGCGCGCGCCAACGACCCGGTGCTGTCGCAGGCCGAGGCACAGCGCCTTTCGGTCGGCGAGAACGTGACGCAGAGCCGCGCCCTGCTGCTGCCGCAGCTTTCGGGCCGCGCCACCTTCAGCCAGTCAAGCGGCGCCAATGCGCAGACCATCACGGACGGCGGGGCTCCACTCAACGCCGGCCACCTGCGCAGCCGCGACGAGTCGCTGGAGCTGAGCCAGACCATCCTCGACCTCAGCAAGATCGCCAACCTGCACGCGGCCGAGTCCCAGGCCGACTCGCAGAACGCGCAGTACAACTCCGCGCTGCAGGAACTGCTGGTGCGCGTCACCGCCGCCTACTTCGGCGTGCTGACCAGCCAGGACGAGCTGGCCTACGCCAAGGCCAACGAGGATGCGTTCCGGCAGTCCTACGAGCAGGCCGAGCAGCGCTTCAACGTGGGCCTGTCGGCGGTCACCGACGTGTACCAGGCCAAGTCGTACTACGAGCTGGCCAAGGCGCAGACGGTCGCCGCCAACAACGCCCTGAACGACGCGCGCGAAGCGCTCGCCCAGATCACCGGCAAGCCGGTCGGCGACCTCAAGCAGCTGCGCGACGACCTGCCGATGGTACCGCCCAACCCGGCCGATCCGAATGCCTGGGTGCAACAGGCGCAGAAGAACAACCCGAACGTGATCGCCCAGCAGTACAACGTCGAAGCAGCCTCGCATGCGGTCAATTCGGCCCGCGCCGGCCACCTGCCGACGATCAATGCCTCGGTCAGCCGCGGCACCTCGGCCAACTGGCTGGAAAACATGGGCGGCGCATTCGCCGACCGGAACGGCCGCTACGGCACCACGGTGGGCATCACCCTCAACGTGCCGATCTTTTCCGGCTTCGCCACGCAATCGCGCGTGCGCCAGTCGATCTACCAGCGCGACGCGGCCGAGGACTCGCTGGAGGCCCAGCGTCGCCAGGTCACCCGCGACACGCTCAACTTCTATCGTTCGGTGATCGCCGGCATCAGCCAGGTGGAGGCGAACAAGGCTTCGGTCGAATCCGGCCAGAAGGCGCTGGAGGCCACCCGCGCCGGTTTCGATGTCGGCACGCAGACCATGCTCAACGTGCTCAACGCGATCCAGACGTTGACCCAGGCCGAGAGCAGCTACTCGCAGTCGCGCCATGCGCTGATCCTGGACCAGCTGCAGCTCAAGCAGGCCGCCGGCACCATCGACGTGAAGGACATCGAGGCGGTCAACTCGCTGCTCCAGTGA
- the waaA gene encoding lipid IV(A) 3-deoxy-D-manno-octulosonic acid transferase, producing MRYLYTFVMYLATPLIVLRLWIRGARYGNYHRRWPERFGLFQKPRFSGSLWVHAVSVGEVNAAEPLIKALRRDYPNAPLVVTTVTPTGSARVHQLFGDSVFHVYLPYDLPFAVHRFLKRVRPRLALIVETEIWPNLYFACRRRGIPLMIVNARLSERSLRGYRPLRSLVRSALRTVRRIAAQSRTDAARYRLLGADPAQLVVSGNLKFDMPVPDGAVDKGAALRAQWGPRRPVWIAASTHEGEELAVLEAHLDVLRRLPDALLLIAPRHPERFRLVEHSARSLGFTVATRSVERVPGAHQVFVIDAMGELMPFYAASDLALVGGSLVPIGGHNVLEPAALARPVLVGPHTFNFEEITLTLIREGGARRVAQVDQLGHEVLDLLRDERERERMGRQARRVFDSERGAVARVMELIDRVLEE from the coding sequence TTGCGCTACCTCTACACCTTCGTGATGTACCTGGCGACGCCGCTGATCGTGCTGCGTCTGTGGATCCGTGGCGCGCGTTACGGCAACTACCACCGGCGCTGGCCGGAGCGCTTCGGCCTGTTCCAGAAGCCCCGGTTCAGCGGCAGCCTGTGGGTGCATGCGGTGTCGGTGGGCGAGGTCAACGCGGCCGAGCCGCTGATCAAGGCGCTCAGGCGCGATTACCCCAACGCGCCGCTGGTGGTCACCACGGTGACGCCGACCGGCTCGGCGCGCGTGCACCAGCTGTTCGGCGACAGCGTCTTCCACGTCTACCTGCCCTACGACCTGCCCTTCGCGGTGCATCGCTTCCTGAAGCGCGTGCGTCCGCGACTGGCGCTGATCGTGGAAACGGAGATCTGGCCGAACCTCTATTTCGCCTGTCGGCGTCGCGGCATCCCGCTGATGATCGTCAACGCGCGATTGTCCGAGCGCTCGTTGCGCGGTTACCGGCCATTGCGTTCGCTGGTGCGCTCGGCGTTGCGCACGGTCCGGCGGATTGCCGCGCAGTCGCGCACCGACGCCGCGCGCTACCGGCTGCTGGGCGCCGACCCCGCGCAACTGGTGGTCAGCGGAAACCTGAAGTTCGACATGCCCGTACCCGACGGCGCGGTGGACAAGGGTGCCGCGCTGCGCGCGCAATGGGGGCCGCGTCGCCCGGTGTGGATCGCCGCGAGCACGCACGAGGGCGAGGAACTGGCGGTGCTGGAGGCGCACCTGGACGTGCTGCGCCGGTTGCCCGACGCCTTGCTGCTGATCGCGCCGCGCCACCCCGAGCGCTTCAGGCTGGTCGAGCATTCGGCCCGCAGCCTGGGCTTCACCGTCGCCACGCGCAGCGTCGAACGCGTGCCCGGCGCGCACCAGGTGTTCGTGATCGATGCGATGGGCGAACTGATGCCGTTCTACGCGGCGTCCGACCTGGCCCTCGTCGGTGGCAGCCTGGTGCCGATCGGTGGGCACAACGTGCTGGAACCGGCGGCGCTGGCGCGGCCGGTGCTGGTCGGCCCGCACACGTTCAATTTCGAGGAGATCACCCTCACGCTGATCCGCGAGGGCGGCGCCCGTCGTGTCGCGCAGGTGGACCAGCTCGGCCACGAGGTGCTCGACCTGCTGCGCGACGAACGCGAGCGCGAGCGGATGGGACGCCAGGCGCGGCGCGTGTTCGACAGCGAGCGCGGCGCGGTGGCGCGGGTGATGGAGCTGATCGACCGCGTGCTGGAGGAATAG